Proteins encoded by one window of Pseudomonas tructae:
- the queA gene encoding tRNA preQ1(34) S-adenosylmethionine ribosyltransferase-isomerase QueA: MRVADFSFELPDSLIARHPLAQRHSSRLLTLDGPSGALAHRQFTDLLEHLRPGDLMVFNNTRVIPARLFGQKVSGGKLEILVERVLDSHRVLAHVRSSKAPKPGAQIVIDGGGEAEMVGRHDTLFELRFAEEVLPLLDRVGHMPLPPYIDRPDEGADRERYQTVYAERAGAVAAPTAGLHFDEELLGKIAAKGVETAFVTLHVGAGTFQPVRVERIEDHHMHKEWLEVGQDVVDAVAACRARGGRVIAVGTTSVRSLESAARDGVLKAFSGDTDIFIFPGRPFHVVDALVTNFHLPESTLLMLVSAFAGYPETMAAYAAAVENGYRFFSYGDAMFITRNPAPRGPEDQA, from the coding sequence ATGCGCGTCGCCGATTTCTCTTTTGAGCTCCCTGATTCCCTGATCGCTCGCCATCCTTTGGCGCAGCGCCATAGCAGCCGGCTGCTGACCCTCGACGGGCCAAGCGGGGCGCTGGCACATCGTCAATTCACCGACTTGCTCGAGCATCTGCGCCCGGGCGATCTGATGGTGTTCAACAATACCCGGGTAATTCCGGCACGTCTGTTCGGCCAGAAGGTCAGCGGCGGCAAGCTGGAAATCCTCGTTGAGCGCGTGCTCGACAGCCACCGAGTGCTGGCCCACGTGCGTTCGAGCAAGGCGCCCAAGCCGGGTGCGCAGATCGTCATCGACGGCGGGGGCGAGGCCGAAATGGTCGGCCGTCACGACACGCTGTTCGAACTGCGCTTCGCCGAAGAGGTATTGCCGCTGCTCGATCGCGTCGGTCACATGCCGCTGCCGCCGTACATCGACCGTCCGGACGAGGGCGCCGATCGCGAGCGTTACCAGACTGTGTACGCCGAGCGTGCCGGCGCCGTGGCTGCGCCGACCGCCGGCCTGCACTTCGATGAAGAGCTGCTGGGTAAAATCGCCGCCAAGGGCGTGGAAACCGCCTTCGTCACCCTGCATGTCGGTGCTGGCACGTTCCAGCCGGTGCGGGTCGAGCGTATCGAAGACCACCACATGCATAAAGAGTGGCTGGAGGTCGGCCAGGATGTAGTCGATGCCGTGGCCGCTTGCCGTGCCCGTGGCGGACGGGTGATCGCCGTGGGCACGACCAGCGTGCGCTCGCTGGAAAGCGCTGCCCGTGATGGCGTGCTCAAGGCGTTCAGCGGCGACACCGACATCTTTATCTTCCCGGGCCGGCCGTTCCACGTGGTCGATGCCCTGGTGACCAACTTCCACCTGCCTGAATCCACGCTGCTGATGCTGGTTTCGGCCTTCGCCGGTTACCCAGAGACCATGGCTGCCTATGCGGCAGCGGTCGAGAACGGGTACCGCTTCTTCAGTTACGGTGATGCCATGTTCATCACCCGCAATCCGGCGCCACGCGGCCCCGAGGATCAAGCATGA
- the iscR gene encoding Fe-S cluster assembly transcriptional regulator IscR, with amino-acid sequence MRLTTKGRYAVTAMLDLALHAQNGPVSLADISERQGISLSYLEQLFAKLRRSSLVSSVRGPGGGYQLSRSMESIQVAQVIDAVNESVDATRCQGLGDCHAGDTCLTHHLWCDLSQQIHEFLSGISLADLVTRREVQEVAQRQDLRRIAGRAPQLDKIETSAVE; translated from the coding sequence ATGCGACTGACTACAAAAGGCCGATACGCCGTGACCGCCATGCTCGACCTGGCGTTGCACGCGCAGAATGGGCCGGTGTCTCTGGCCGACATTTCCGAGCGCCAAGGCATCTCCCTCTCTTATCTGGAGCAGCTGTTTGCAAAGCTGCGCCGCAGCAGCCTGGTTTCCAGTGTGCGCGGCCCTGGCGGCGGCTATCAGCTGTCGCGAAGCATGGAGAGCATTCAGGTCGCCCAGGTCATCGATGCGGTCAACGAATCGGTCGATGCCACGCGCTGTCAGGGGCTGGGTGATTGCCACGCCGGCGACACCTGCCTGACCCACCACTTGTGGTGTGACCTGAGCCAGCAGATTCACGAATTCCTCAGCGGCATCAGCCTGGCTGACCTTGTTACTCGCCGTGAGGTACAAGAAGTCGCCCAGCGCCAGGACCTGCGTCGTATCGCAGGCCGGGCACCGCAGCTGGACAAGATTGAGACGTCCGCCGTCGAATGA
- a CDS encoding sigma-70 family RNA polymerase sigma factor: MDTPKSWQRDVEHLYLEYNGWLRNWLRKRLSESADADDLAQDTFLRVMRTHQPLNELRQPLAYLATIANGLLVNRWRRQAVERAYIEALAAQPEAVALSAEDQYLLIETLVEVDALLHGLSPRAREIFLLSQLDGLTYRQIAAQLGLSIDQVQKSMSKAFALCYASQFE, encoded by the coding sequence ATGGATACGCCCAAGTCTTGGCAGCGGGATGTCGAACACCTTTATCTCGAGTACAACGGCTGGCTACGCAATTGGCTGCGCAAGCGCTTGAGCGAAAGCGCCGATGCCGACGATCTGGCGCAAGACACCTTCTTGCGGGTGATGCGCACGCATCAGCCACTCAACGAGTTGCGCCAGCCCCTGGCGTACCTGGCCACCATCGCCAATGGCCTGCTGGTCAATCGCTGGCGGCGTCAGGCGGTGGAGCGGGCTTATATTGAAGCCTTGGCGGCGCAGCCCGAAGCCGTGGCCTTGTCGGCCGAAGACCAGTACCTGCTGATTGAAACCCTGGTGGAAGTCGATGCGCTGCTGCACGGCCTGTCGCCGCGGGCGCGGGAGATTTTCCTGTTGTCGCAACTCGATGGCCTGACCTACCGGCAGATCGCCGCGCAACTGGGCCTGAGCATCGACCAAGTGCAAAAGTCCATGAGCAAGGCCTTTGCCTTGTGTTACGCCAGCCAGTTCGAATGA
- the cysE gene encoding serine O-acetyltransferase, producing MFERLREDIQSVFHRDPAARNAFEVLTCYPGMHAIWLHRAAHALWVRDWKWLARLVSNFGRWLTGIEIHPGAKVGRRFFIDHGMGIVIGETAEIGDDVTLYQGVTLGGTTWNKGKRHPTLEDGVVVGAGAKVLGPFTVGAGAKIGSNAVVTKAVPAGATAVGIPGRIIVKSDAEVEARRKAMAEKIGFDAYGVSEDMPDPVARAIGQLLDHLQAVDGRLEDMCGALKNLGSDYCAKELPALREEDFAEIKDEARSDASTH from the coding sequence ATGTTCGAGCGTCTGCGTGAAGATATCCAGAGCGTTTTCCACCGTGACCCGGCGGCGCGCAATGCCTTTGAAGTGCTGACCTGCTATCCGGGCATGCATGCGATCTGGCTGCATCGCGCAGCGCACGCCTTGTGGGTGCGGGACTGGAAATGGCTGGCGCGGTTGGTGTCGAACTTCGGCCGCTGGCTGACCGGTATCGAGATTCACCCGGGGGCCAAGGTTGGCCGGCGCTTTTTCATTGACCATGGCATGGGGATTGTCATTGGCGAAACCGCCGAGATCGGCGACGACGTCACCCTGTACCAGGGCGTGACCCTGGGTGGCACCACCTGGAACAAAGGCAAGCGCCATCCGACCCTGGAGGACGGAGTGGTGGTCGGCGCCGGGGCCAAGGTGCTGGGCCCGTTCACCGTCGGTGCCGGGGCCAAGATCGGTTCCAACGCAGTGGTCACCAAGGCCGTGCCTGCAGGGGCCACGGCTGTTGGTATTCCGGGGCGGATCATCGTCAAGAGCGATGCCGAAGTGGAGGCCAGGCGCAAGGCCATGGCCGAGAAGATCGGCTTCGATGCCTACGGCGTCAGCGAAGACATGCCCGACCCGGTTGCCCGCGCCATTGGTCAGTTGCTCGACCACCTTCAAGCCGTCGATGGCCGCCTGGAAGACATGTGTGGTGCACTGAAGAACCTGGGCAGCGACTACTGCGCCAAAGAACTACCAGCGCTGCGCGAAGAGGACTTCGCCGAAATCAAGGACGAAGCCCGTAGCGACGCGTCGACGCATTGA
- the tgt gene encoding tRNA guanosine(34) transglycosylase Tgt, with product MSFELLATDGKARRGRLTFPRGVVETPAFMPVGTYGTVKGMLPRDIEAIGAHMILGNTFHLWLRPGTEVIKAHGDLHDFMKWQGPILTDSGGFQVFSLGAMRKIREEGVTFASPVDGSKVFMGPEESMQVQRDLGSDVVMIFDECTPYPADEDVARVSMELSLRWAQRSKNAHGDSTAALFGIVQGGMHENLRMRSLEGLEKIGFDGLAIGGLSVGEPKHEMIKVLDYLPGRMPADKPRYLMGVGKPEDLVEGVRRGVDMFDCVMPTRNARNGHLFVDTGVLKIRNAFHRHDDSPLDATCDCYTCQNFSRAYLHHLDKCGEMLGSMLNTIHNLRHYQRLMAGLREAIQQGTLAAFVDAFYAKRGLPVPPLD from the coding sequence ATGTCCTTCGAATTGCTCGCCACCGATGGTAAAGCCCGTCGTGGCCGCCTGACCTTCCCTCGTGGCGTGGTCGAGACTCCGGCGTTCATGCCGGTGGGCACCTATGGCACGGTCAAGGGCATGCTGCCGCGCGACATCGAGGCCATCGGCGCGCACATGATCCTCGGCAACACCTTCCACCTGTGGCTGCGCCCGGGCACCGAGGTGATCAAGGCCCATGGTGACCTGCACGATTTCATGAAGTGGCAGGGTCCTATCCTCACTGACTCCGGTGGATTCCAGGTGTTCAGCCTGGGCGCCATGCGCAAGATCCGCGAAGAGGGTGTGACGTTCGCCTCGCCGGTCGACGGTTCCAAGGTGTTCATGGGCCCGGAAGAGTCGATGCAGGTCCAGCGCGACTTGGGTTCGGACGTGGTGATGATCTTCGACGAATGCACCCCGTACCCGGCGGATGAAGACGTTGCCCGGGTGTCCATGGAGCTTTCCCTGCGCTGGGCCCAGCGTTCGAAGAACGCCCATGGCGACAGCACTGCGGCGCTGTTCGGCATCGTCCAGGGCGGCATGCACGAAAACCTGCGCATGCGCTCGCTCGAAGGCCTGGAAAAGATCGGCTTCGATGGCCTGGCCATTGGCGGCCTGTCGGTGGGTGAGCCCAAGCACGAAATGATCAAAGTGCTGGACTACCTGCCAGGACGCATGCCGGCTGACAAACCTCGTTACCTTATGGGGGTAGGCAAGCCGGAAGATCTCGTTGAGGGTGTGCGCCGCGGCGTCGACATGTTCGATTGCGTGATGCCCACGCGCAACGCGCGCAACGGCCATCTGTTTGTCGATACCGGTGTGCTGAAGATCCGTAACGCGTTCCATCGCCATGATGATTCGCCCCTGGACGCGACCTGCGATTGCTATACCTGCCAGAACTTCTCCCGCGCCTATCTGCATCACCTGGATAAATGCGGCGAAATGTTGGGCAGTATGTTGAATACGATCCATAACTTGCGTCATTACCAGCGCTTGATGGCTGGTTTACGCGAGGCTATTCAACAAGGTACATTGGCCGCCTTTGTCGATGCCTTTTACGCCAAGCGCGGGCTGCCTGTGCCGCCCTTGGACTGA
- a CDS encoding glycine zipper 2TM domain-containing protein, whose product MNKSMLVGAVLGAVGVTAGGAVATYSLVKGGPEYAEVLAVQPVKQTVKTPREVCKDVTVTRQAPVKDQHQIAGTVVGALAGGLLGNQIGGGTGKKIATVAGAVGGGYAGNKVQEGMQERDTYTTTQTRCNTVNDLSEKVVGYDVKYSIGDKVGQVRMDRDPGAQIPLDKEGKLVLSQAQPGQ is encoded by the coding sequence GTGAACAAGTCGATGCTGGTGGGTGCGGTTCTGGGTGCTGTCGGTGTAACCGCCGGAGGTGCTGTTGCCACCTACAGCCTGGTCAAGGGTGGGCCGGAGTACGCCGAGGTGTTGGCGGTGCAACCGGTCAAACAGACCGTCAAGACGCCACGGGAAGTGTGCAAGGATGTCACGGTGACGCGTCAGGCGCCGGTCAAAGACCAGCACCAGATTGCCGGTACCGTGGTCGGTGCGTTGGCAGGCGGCTTGCTGGGGAATCAGATTGGCGGCGGTACCGGTAAGAAGATCGCTACCGTGGCCGGTGCGGTCGGTGGTGGCTACGCTGGTAACAAGGTGCAGGAAGGCATGCAGGAGCGTGATACCTACACCACCACGCAAACCCGCTGCAACACGGTCAACGACCTGAGTGAGAAGGTTGTCGGGTATGACGTGAAGTATTCGATCGGCGACAAGGTCGGTCAGGTGCGCATGGACCGTGACCCGGGCGCGCAGATTCCGCTGGATAAAGAGGGCAAGCTGGTACTGAGCCAGGCCCAGCCCGGCCAGTAA
- the suhB gene encoding type III secretion system regulator SuhB → MQPMLNIALRAARSASELIFRSIERLDTIKVDEKDAKDYVSEVDRAAEKMIVDALRKAYPNHTIRGEETGLHAGSGEEGKDYEWIIDPLDGTTNFLRGVPHFAVSIACKYRGRLEHAVVLDPVRQEEFTASRGRGAQLNGRRLRVSSRTSLEGALLGTGFPFRDNQLADLDNYLGMFRALVGQTAGIRRAGAASLDLAYVAAGRFDAFWESGLSEWDMAAGVLLIQEAGGLVSDFTGGHDFLEKGHIVAGNTKCFKAVLTAIQPHLPASIKR, encoded by the coding sequence ATGCAGCCTATGCTGAATATCGCGCTGCGCGCCGCTCGCAGCGCCAGTGAACTGATTTTCCGCTCCATCGAACGCCTGGATACCATCAAGGTTGATGAGAAGGACGCCAAAGACTACGTCTCCGAGGTTGATCGCGCCGCCGAGAAAATGATCGTCGACGCCCTGCGCAAGGCATACCCGAACCACACCATCCGTGGTGAAGAGACTGGCCTGCATGCCGGCAGCGGCGAAGAAGGCAAGGACTACGAGTGGATCATCGACCCTCTGGACGGTACCACCAACTTCCTGCGTGGCGTTCCACACTTCGCCGTCAGCATTGCCTGCAAATACCGTGGCCGCCTTGAGCACGCCGTGGTGCTGGACCCTGTCCGCCAGGAAGAATTCACCGCCAGCCGTGGCCGTGGTGCCCAGCTCAATGGCCGCCGCCTGCGCGTCAGCTCGCGCACCAGCCTGGAAGGCGCCCTGCTGGGTACCGGCTTCCCGTTCCGCGACAACCAGCTGGCTGACCTGGACAACTACCTGGGCATGTTCCGCGCCCTGGTTGGCCAGACCGCCGGCATTCGCCGCGCCGGCGCTGCCAGCCTGGACCTGGCCTATGTAGCCGCCGGTCGCTTCGATGCCTTCTGGGAATCGGGCCTATCGGAATGGGACATGGCTGCAGGCGTCCTGCTGATCCAGGAAGCAGGTGGCCTGGTGAGCGACTTCACCGGCGGCCACGACTTCCTCGAGAAGGGTCACATCGTTGCCGGCAACACCAAGTGCTTCAAGGCTGTTCTGACCGCTATCCAGCCGCACCTGCCTGCCTCGATCAAACGCTGA
- the trmJ gene encoding tRNA (cytosine(32)/uridine(32)-2'-O)-methyltransferase TrmJ → MLQNIRVVLVNTSHPGNIGGAARAMKNMGLSRLVLVDPQHFPSPEADARASGADDVLAGAQVVATLEEALVGCNLVLGTSARERRIPWPLVDPRECASKVIEHAAQGEEIALVFGREHAGLTNEELQRCHFHVHIPSNPDFSSLNLGAAVQVLAYEVRMAWLALEGQASPTETVDSGELATMDEMELFYEHLEKTLVDIGFLDPQKPKHLMPRLRRLYGRSSVDRSELNILRGILTETQKAARGEPHKRKDQ, encoded by the coding sequence TTGCTGCAAAATATTCGTGTTGTTCTGGTCAATACCAGCCACCCCGGCAATATCGGCGGCGCTGCGCGTGCCATGAAAAACATGGGCTTGTCGCGCCTGGTGCTGGTCGATCCGCAGCATTTCCCTTCGCCTGAGGCCGATGCCCGTGCGTCGGGTGCCGATGACGTGCTAGCCGGTGCGCAAGTGGTCGCCACCCTCGAAGAGGCGTTGGTCGGTTGCAACCTGGTGCTTGGCACCAGTGCTCGCGAGCGGCGTATCCCTTGGCCGTTGGTCGATCCGCGCGAGTGCGCCAGCAAGGTCATTGAGCATGCCGCCCAAGGCGAGGAGATTGCCCTGGTGTTTGGTCGCGAGCACGCTGGCCTGACCAACGAAGAGCTGCAGCGTTGCCACTTTCATGTGCACATCCCCTCGAACCCGGACTTCAGCTCGCTGAACCTCGGTGCTGCGGTGCAGGTGCTGGCCTATGAAGTGCGCATGGCCTGGCTGGCGCTGGAAGGTCAGGCGTCGCCGACGGAAACTGTCGACAGCGGCGAGCTGGCGACCATGGATGAAATGGAGCTGTTTTACGAGCACCTGGAAAAGACCCTGGTCGATATCGGTTTTCTCGACCCGCAGAAACCCAAGCACCTGATGCCGCGCCTGCGTCGCCTGTACGGGCGCAGCTCGGTCGATCGTTCGGAATTGAATATTTTGCGCGGCATTCTTACGGAAACCCAGAAAGCGGCCCGTGGCGAACCGCATAAGCGGAAGGATCAATAG
- the secD gene encoding protein translocase subunit SecD gives MLNKYPLWKYALILVVLAIGFIYSAPNLYPDDPAVQVSGASTALQVTQADLDRVSKALNESGIQVKAASLGEKGKVGLVRLTKQEDQLPAKDVVRKALGDDYVVALNLAPTTPQWLRNLGASPMKLGLDLSGGVHFLLEVDMDKAMAARLKVYEGEVKSLLRKERVRYRSLPQQDGGIQLGFSDDASREQARSLIRKNFNDFELTTTERNGLSVLRLAITPAKVAEIREYSIKQNLTTVRNRVNELGVAEPLVQRQGANRIVVELPGVQDTAEAKRILGKTANLEFRLGAEPGASKATTETFEFREGGRSAAVERGLIITGDQVTDAQASFDEQGRPQVNIRLDGHGGELMSRATRSNVGRSMAVIFIEQRPTTRYVKQMVDGVEKDVAVQTFTEEKKIISLATIQSPLGSQFRITGLNGQGESSELALLLRAGGLAAPMYFAEERTIGPSLGADNITKGIDASLWGMLFVSLFIMAIYRFFGLIATIALAGNMVMLLALMSLLGATLTLPGIAGIVLTMGMAVDANVLIFSRIREELANGMSVQRAIHEGFNRAYTAIVDANLTTLLVGGILFAMGTGPVKGFAVTMSLGIFTSMFTAVMVTRAMVNLTCGGRDIKKLWV, from the coding sequence ATGCTGAACAAATACCCTCTGTGGAAATACGCACTGATCCTGGTGGTACTGGCGATCGGTTTTATTTATTCCGCTCCCAACCTCTACCCTGATGATCCGGCCGTTCAGGTCAGTGGTGCCAGTACTGCACTGCAGGTCACTCAGGCTGATCTGGACCGCGTGAGCAAAGCGCTCAACGAGTCCGGTATCCAGGTCAAGGCCGCAAGCCTTGGCGAGAAGGGCAAGGTTGGTCTGGTGCGCCTGACCAAGCAGGAAGACCAACTGCCAGCCAAGGATGTAGTGCGCAAGGCACTGGGCGACGACTATGTAGTAGCGCTCAACCTGGCCCCGACCACTCCGCAATGGCTGCGCAACCTGGGCGCAAGCCCGATGAAGCTGGGTCTGGACCTTTCCGGTGGTGTGCACTTCCTGCTTGAAGTGGACATGGACAAGGCCATGGCGGCCCGCCTGAAAGTCTACGAAGGTGAAGTCAAAAGCCTGCTGCGCAAAGAGCGCGTGCGCTACCGCAGCCTGCCGCAACAAGATGGCGGCATTCAGCTGGGCTTTTCCGACGATGCTTCCCGCGAACAGGCCCGTAGCCTGATCCGCAAGAATTTCAATGATTTCGAGTTGACCACCACCGAGCGTAACGGCCTGTCCGTGTTGCGTCTGGCGATTACCCCGGCCAAGGTCGCGGAAATCCGTGAGTACTCGATCAAGCAGAACCTGACCACGGTACGTAACCGCGTCAACGAGCTGGGTGTGGCCGAGCCACTGGTTCAGCGCCAGGGTGCCAACCGCATCGTGGTTGAGCTGCCAGGTGTGCAGGATACCGCCGAAGCCAAGCGTATTCTCGGCAAGACCGCCAACCTCGAGTTCCGCCTGGGTGCAGAGCCGGGTGCCTCGAAAGCCACCACCGAAACCTTCGAGTTCCGTGAAGGCGGTCGTTCGGCTGCGGTCGAGCGTGGCCTGATCATCACCGGTGACCAGGTCACCGACGCCCAGGCCAGTTTCGACGAGCAGGGCCGCCCGCAAGTGAACATCCGTCTGGATGGTCATGGCGGCGAGCTGATGAGCCGCGCCACCCGCAGCAACGTCGGTCGCAGCATGGCGGTGATCTTCATCGAGCAGCGTCCAACCACCCGCTACGTCAAGCAGATGGTCGATGGCGTCGAGAAAGACGTTGCCGTGCAGACCTTCACCGAAGAGAAGAAGATCATCAGCCTGGCGACCATTCAGTCGCCACTGGGCAGTCAGTTCCGTATCACCGGACTGAACGGTCAGGGCGAATCGTCGGAACTGGCCCTGCTGCTGCGTGCCGGTGGCCTGGCGGCGCCGATGTACTTTGCTGAAGAGCGCACCATTGGCCCGAGTCTGGGTGCCGACAACATCACCAAGGGTATCGATGCATCCCTGTGGGGCATGCTGTTCGTTTCGCTGTTCATCATGGCCATCTACCGCTTCTTCGGCCTGATCGCCACCATTGCCCTGGCCGGTAACATGGTCATGCTGCTGGCGCTGATGTCCTTGCTGGGTGCGACGCTGACCCTGCCAGGTATCGCCGGTATCGTTCTGACCATGGGTATGGCCGTGGACGCCAACGTGCTGATCTTCTCGCGGATTCGCGAAGAGCTGGCCAATGGCATGTCGGTGCAACGCGCCATCCACGAAGGTTTCAACCGTGCCTACACGGCGATTGTCGACGCCAACCTGACCACCTTGCTGGTCGGCGGCATCCTCTTCGCCATGGGGACCGGGCCGGTCAAGGGCTTCGCGGTTACCATGTCCCTCGGGATTTTCACCTCGATGTTCACCGCCGTCATGGTGACCCGCGCAATGGTCAACCTGACCTGCGGCGGGCGTGATATCAAGAAGCTGTGGGTTTAA
- the secF gene encoding protein translocase subunit SecF, translating to MLRTINFMGVRNLAFGITLLLTVLALFSWFYKGLNFGLDFTGGTLIELTYERPANLGEVREQLVKAGFQDAVVQSFGATTDLLVRMPGDDPLLGNRVSEALQKVSTDNPAVVKRVEFVGPQVGEELRDQGGLGMLLALGGIMIYLAFRFQWKFALGAILSLIHDVVVTMGILSFFQITFDLTVLAAVLAIIGYSLNDTIVVFDRVRENFRVLRKASLIENINISTTQTLLRTVATSVSTLLAIAALLFFGGDNLWGFSLALFIGVMAGTYSSIYIANVVLIWLNLNSEDLIPTVKAEGVDDRP from the coding sequence ATGTTACGTACCATCAACTTCATGGGTGTGCGCAACCTTGCGTTCGGCATCACCCTGCTTCTGACTGTGCTGGCGTTGTTCAGCTGGTTCTACAAGGGTCTGAACTTCGGCCTGGACTTCACCGGCGGTACGCTCATCGAGCTGACCTACGAGCGTCCGGCCAACCTCGGCGAGGTACGTGAGCAGCTGGTCAAGGCCGGCTTCCAGGATGCCGTGGTGCAGAGCTTCGGTGCTACCACCGACCTGCTGGTGCGCATGCCGGGCGATGACCCGCTGCTGGGCAACCGTGTCTCCGAGGCGCTGCAGAAGGTCAGCACCGACAACCCGGCCGTGGTCAAGCGTGTCGAGTTCGTTGGCCCACAGGTGGGTGAAGAGCTGCGCGACCAGGGCGGCCTGGGCATGCTGCTGGCCCTGGGCGGCATCATGATCTACCTGGCCTTCCGCTTTCAGTGGAAGTTCGCCCTGGGTGCGATCCTGTCGCTGATCCACGACGTTGTCGTGACCATGGGTATCCTTTCGTTCTTCCAGATCACCTTCGACCTGACGGTGCTGGCGGCAGTATTGGCGATCATCGGTTACTCGCTCAACGACACCATTGTCGTGTTCGACCGGGTTCGTGAGAACTTCCGGGTGCTGCGCAAGGCTTCGTTGATCGAGAACATCAACATCTCGACCACCCAGACCCTGCTGCGCACTGTCGCGACCTCGGTATCGACCTTGCTGGCCATTGCCGCGCTGCTGTTCTTCGGTGGTGACAACCTGTGGGGCTTCTCCCTGGCACTGTTCATCGGTGTCATGGCCGGTACCTACTCGTCGATCTACATCGCCAACGTGGTGCTGATCTGGCTGAACCTGAACAGCGAAGACCTGATCCCGACGGTGAAAGCCGAGGGTGTGGACGACCGCCCATAA
- the yajC gene encoding preprotein translocase subunit YajC, with amino-acid sequence MSFLIPAAYADAAAPAAGPAGTGFEWIFLVGFLVIFYLMIWRPQAKRAKEQKNLLSNLQKGDEVVTNGGIAGKIVKVADDFVVLEVSDNVELKFQKGAVAATLPKGTLKAI; translated from the coding sequence ATGAGCTTTTTGATCCCTGCCGCATACGCGGACGCTGCTGCCCCAGCCGCCGGCCCAGCCGGTACTGGCTTCGAGTGGATTTTCCTGGTCGGTTTCCTGGTCATCTTCTACCTGATGATCTGGCGCCCGCAGGCCAAACGTGCCAAAGAGCAGAAGAACCTGCTGAGCAACCTGCAAAAAGGTGACGAAGTTGTTACCAACGGCGGCATCGCCGGCAAGATCGTCAAAGTTGCCGACGACTTCGTGGTTCTGGAAGTGTCCGACAACGTTGAGCTGAAGTTCCAGAAGGGCGCCGTAGCCGCGACCCTGCCTAAAGGCACGCTCAAAGCGATCTAA
- a CDS encoding GNAT family N-acetyltransferase, whose protein sequence is MHLTHRPVQDQDIAAICCFPQGPDELFYMFPKAKYPLTPAQLSEAIDQRSGSTVIEGDGVLLAFANFYKAEQGGVCALGNVVVAPAARGHGVARYLVQSMIELARRQFEAREVQVSCFNSNTAGLLLYPQLGFEPFAIEERQGPGGIRVALVQMKQAFVVDELK, encoded by the coding sequence ATGCACTTGACCCACCGCCCCGTCCAGGACCAGGACATCGCCGCCATCTGCTGCTTTCCCCAGGGCCCGGACGAACTGTTCTATATGTTTCCCAAGGCCAAGTACCCGCTGACACCCGCACAATTGAGCGAGGCCATCGACCAGCGCAGCGGCTCGACTGTGATTGAAGGCGATGGTGTGCTTCTGGCCTTTGCCAACTTCTATAAAGCCGAGCAGGGTGGCGTCTGCGCCCTCGGCAATGTGGTGGTGGCTCCCGCCGCCCGCGGCCATGGCGTGGCGCGCTACCTGGTGCAGAGCATGATCGAGCTGGCACGTCGCCAGTTCGAGGCTCGCGAGGTGCAGGTATCGTGTTTCAACAGCAACACCGCCGGGCTTCTGCTCTATCCACAGCTGGGCTTTGAACCCTTCGCCATCGAGGAACGCCAGGGGCCCGGAGGTATTCGGGTGGCGCTGGTGCAGATGAAGCAGGCATTTGTAGTCGATGAGCTGAAATGA